AAATGGGTGGTCCGCGAGCACGTCGAGGGCGTCCCCGACGTGGACCGCGTCTACGAGAAGGTCGTCGAGAACGTCGACGTGACCCTGGCCCCCGACGAGATGCTCCTGCGCACGCTGTACGTCTCCGTCGACCCCTACCTCCAGGGCATCGCCCTCGACACCCCGATCGGGGCCCATATGGGCGCCGACTCGATCATGGAGGTCGTCGAGGCCGGACCACGCGCCGCCCACCGCGTCGGCGACCTCGTCCAGGGCTTCGGCGGCTGGCGCTCCCATGTCGTCTCCACCGGGGAGGCCGAGCTCTGGCAGACCGGCACGTTCCCCATGGTCTTCCCGGCCTACCGCAGGCTGGACCCCCGGTGGTACGACGACGCCCTGCCGCTCCCGACCGCGCTGAGCGTGATGGGCGGCCCGGGCATGACGGCCTGGGGCACCCTCGCCAAGTACATGACGGTGACGCCCGGGGACACCTTCGTCATCAGCGGGGCCTCCGGCGCGGTCGGCGCGCTCGTCGGCCAGCTCGCCGCACTCGCGGGCGCCCGCGTCATCGGCACGACCTCGTCCCCGGAGAAGGCCGAGTACCTCCTCGGCCTCGGCTTCGACACGGTCGTCGTCTACCGGCACACCGACAGCGCCGGCACCGTCCGCGAGGCGCTGACCCGGGCGGCCCCCCACGGGGTCGACCGTTACTTCGACAACCTCGGCGGCACGGTCACCGACGTGGTGTTCTCCATGCTCAACGTCGGCAGTCAGGTCGCGGTGTGCTGGCAGTGGGCGACCCAGGTCGGCAACGAGGACACCGGCCCGCGCCTGTTGCCCTATCTGATGTTCCCGCGCGCCACGGTCCGGGGGATCTTCTCGCTGGAGTGGTTCACCGAGCAGAACTGGAAGGACCTCCACACGGAGCTGGGCGGGCGGGTCCGGCGCGGAGAGGTCGTCTGCGACCACACCCTCCACCACGGCTTCGACGCCATCCCCACCGCGTACGGAAGCCTCTACCGCGACCCGTCGGACCACCGGGGCAAGGTGCTGGTCGCGCTGTGAGGACCGCGGAGGCCCAACCACCCGCTCTGCCGAAGGAGTTCACGATGGCCGTCACCGAACCGCCGTCCCTGGTCCCCCTGCACCGGCTGCACTTCGAGGAACCGGGCCCGCCCCGCCTCGGTGAACTGCCGGGCGGAGCCCCCGCCTGGCTGGTCAGCCGGTACGCCGACGTCCGCCAGGTGCTCTCCGACCCCCGCTTCGGCCGGGCCCGGCTGTACGCCGACGACGCACCCGCGCTCTCCGTCGTACCGGACCTCGTGAACAACCCCGACCTGATGTTCAACCAGGACGGCCCCGACCACCTGCGGCTGCGCCGGACCCTGCGCCGCGCGTTCACGCCGAGAGCCGTCGCCCGCTGGCAGCCGTGGATCGCCGCCATCGTGGAGGGGCTGCTGGACCGGCTTGAGGGACGGCGCGGACCCGTCGACGCGGTCGAGGAGTTCACGCTGCCCCTCCCCGTGGCGGTGATCAGCCGGCTGATGGGCCTGGACGCGTCCGCTCACGGCCGGCTGCGCCACTGGAGCGAGCACGCCTTCTCCGACGGCTCCCACCCCGGGGGCGAGGTGGAGTCCGTGCTGAAGGAGTTCGGCGCGTTCGGCGCCGAACTCCTCGCCGAGCGGCGGCGCGCCCCCGGTGACGACCTGATCAGCAGCCTGGTGCGGGCCGCCGACGAGGAGGGCGGGCTCCCCGAGGCGCAGTTGGTGAGCCTGGTGTGCGGGCTCGTCGTCGGCGGCCACGACAGCACGATGACCATGCTGGGCAACGCGCTGCTCTACCTCCTCGGCGAACGCCCGGAGAGCTGGCCCCGGATCGGCGCGGACGAGGAGGCAGCCGGCAGGGTGGCGGACCGGCTCATCCACCTCGTCCCACTGGGCGACGACCGGGGAACGGCACGCCACGCGGCCGAGGACGTCGAGGTCGGCGGGGTGGTGATCCCGGCCGGCGCGGTCGCCCTGGCGGACTGCGGCGCCGCCAACCGGGACCCGGAGGTCTTCCCCCGCCACACCCGCGACGACCTGTTCGCCCCGCTGGAGGCCCCCACCCTCTCCTTCGGTGCCGGGGCCCACTACTGCCTGGGCGCCTGGCTGGCCCGTACGGAGCTCCGGACCGCCCTGCACCTACTGGCCGCCCGCCTCCCGGAGCTGCGCCTGGCGGAGCCCCCGGACGCGGTGCTCTGGCGGACCGGAACGACATCGCGCAGTCCGCGGAGGCTCCTGGTGAGCTGGTGAGGCGGTGGTGCTAGCGGACCTGCTCGAAGCTCGGGCCGTAGTTGCCGGCCTTGACGCGCAGCGTCTCGTACCCGCCGTCGCCCTGGTTGCCGTACTTGCTCCAGTACTGGCAGGTCAGACCGGAGTCGGCGTCGAAGTCGACGGCTGTGGCGGCGGGGAACTCCTCGCAGGCGAGCTTGGACGCGTCGGAGCGGCTGCCGTACTGCTCGAACAGCTGGTTGTAGACGACCTTCGCGACGATCAGTCCCTTGAGGGGCTTGGCGTTGTAGAAGGTCATGAAGCTGCCCTCCTTGTACGAGTCGCTGATCTTGACCTCGTACGGGATGACAGCGCCCTCGTAGGTGACGTTGCAGGTGCTGACGGCCCCAGCCTTCTGCGTCACCCCGTCCGGGCACTCGGCGCTGGTCTTGCCGGGCACCTTGACCCGGCCGAGCACCTGCTCCTGGAGCTTGTGCTCCACCCGCTCGGCGAACGGGGCGCTGTTCTCCGGCTTCGGCAGGACCTTGAGCTGCCCGTCAGAGGAGCTGTCGAGTACGTCCTTCTGCGGGCCGTCCACGGCCACGGGCAGCGCCGCGGCCTGCGGGGCGGCGGTCGTCTTCTTCACGGTGTCGGGCTTGGAGTCGGCGGCGGGGGTCGCGGCCGTGCCGGAGGAGTCCCCGGAGCCGCAGCCGACCGCGAGGATGCCGACGGCGGCCAGTCCGATGATCTTCTTGGTGTAGTGCATAAGCGCAGCCTAAAAGTCGCCACGGACTGCTCCGGGGCCTGCGGAAGGGGGCGGAGGCGGCCCGGGCTCCCTTCGAAAACCGGACATTGTGGAGGGAATCCTTCCACTTCGCAGCGCCCCACCCGCCCCACAGGCACCTGACGGTGGCCCAGACGAGAAGGGGTCGTAGCGCGACTGTGACGCCCGGGGCACCACCGCCCGGTCCCTGCCGCCATCCGGCAGGTCTGTCCGGCGGCTGTGTGGGCAGACGGCGTAACGCCGGAGGAGAACAGGCTCCTCCGGCGCCGCCGTGAGGCGGAGGACCCGGGGGACCCGATGCCGACCACCACGCCCGCGAGAGCGACCGACCCGTCCGGAATTCCGGCACCGCCACGCCTGGGCCACTCACCCGCCCTGAGCAGCGGCGCCGGCCGCGCGGTGGCCCGGATCGCGGCCTTCGCGGTCTGCCAGGCGGCGATGATCGCGGGCCTCGGACTGCTGATCACCGGGCCCGCGCGGAACATCTGGCCGCTCTCCGCCGAGGACGCGCTGAACGAGGCCTTCGAACGCGTACGTACGGATACGCTGACCACCGCATCGGCGGTCGCCTCCGGCGCGGGGGACACCTCCACCGTCGTCGGCCTCACCGTCCTGGCCTGCCTGGCCCTCCTCGTGGTGCCGCCGTTCCCCCGGTGGCGCGCGGCGCTCTTCCTGGCCCTGGGCGTCTGGCTCCAGTCCGTGGTCTTCCTCGTCATCACCGAGTCCGTGGACCGGATGCGTCCGGACGTGGAGCGCCTGGACGCCTCACCGCCGACGTCCAGTTACACCTCCGGTCACACCGGAGCGGCCACCGCGCTCTACGCCGGGCTGGCCGTCCTGGTGCTGTCCAGGGTCCGCAACCGCTGGGGCAGGGCCGTCGGCGCCCTCCTGCTGCTGATTCCGCTCCTGGTGGGCCTGGCCAGGCTGTACCGCGGCATGCACCACCCCAGCGACGTCGTGGGCGGGCTGCTCAACGGCGCGCTCTCGCTGTTCGTCGTCGGGCGTGCCGTGCTCGCCGACGACGCCTGGGCCGCACGGCCCCCGGCAGACGCGGTCGACATCGCCGTGGCCGCCGCCGAGAGCCGGCCCGGCCCGGGGCGCGAGTCCGCCGTGGTGATCGTCAACCCGACCGTCACCGACACCGCCACCCGTGACCGGCTGCGGCTCGTCCTCGCCCAACGGGGCCACAAGGACGTGGCGTTCGTGGAGACCACCGAGCGCGACACCGGGGGTGGCCAGGCGGCCGACGCGGTACGCGGCGGAGCGGGCCTCGTGGTGGCGTGCGGCGGCGACGGCACCATCCGCGCGGTCGCCGACGCACTGGCCGGAACCGGTGTCGCGCTGGCCGTCGTGCCCTGCGGTACGGGCAACCTCCTGGCCCGGAGCCTCGGGCTGCCCCTCGCGCCCGCCGACGCGCTGGCCGCCGGACTCACCGGCGAACGCCGCGCGCTGGACCTCGGCGCCATCAGCGGCGACGGGATCGCCCGTACGCACTTCACGGCCATGGCGGGAGCCGGACTCGACGCGACGGTGATGGAGTCCACCTCGGACCGCGCCAAGTCGGCGCTCGGCTGGCCCGCCTACGTCCTGGCCGGGCTCGGCCAACTGCGAGCACCCCGGCTCCGGTTGGCGGTCGCACTCGACGGCGGACCGGTGCTGCACCGCACCGCCCGCCTGGTCCTCGTCGCCAACATCGGCACCGTCCAGGGCGGTACGGCCCTGGTCCCCGGCGCCCGGCCCGACGACGGGCTGCTGGACCTCGCCCTCTTCGACCCCCGGGGCGTGGGCGGCTGGCTGCGGGCGGCGGGCGTGCTGCTGCGCGGCTCGCGGCCCGCCGGGGGCGGCACCGCCGCCGGTGCGCACGGGGGCCCGGTCGAGTTCTTCACCTTCCGCCACGCCGAACTCACCTTCACCCGGCCCCAGCCCCGCGAAGTGGACGGCGACCCGGTGGCCCCCGGCCGCCGGATCATCGCCGAGGTCAGGCCCGGCGCCCTCACCGTCCTGCTGCCCGCCGGGGAGAAGTGATGGGAACCACCGCCCTGCCGCCCGTACGGGGGAAGTGATGGGAACCGCGACCCGGGTGCCGGTCACCAAGGACATGACCGGCGACGAACTCTCCGCCGACGAAGCCCTCGTGGCGCTGCGCCGGTACGGCCGCTGGCCGCTGCTGCGCGACGCCTTCGTACGCTTCCGCTACGCCGACGGCTTCAGCCACTCCCGAGCACTGGCCCTCCAGACGATCCTGGCGATCATCCCCCTGGTGATCGCGTTCGTCGGACTCTCCGCCGCGCTGCACACCGAGAACATCGGAAGACTCGCCCAGCTGACGATCCACAGTCTGAGCGAAGGACCGAGCGCCCCGGTGGTGGACGAGGCTCTGAACCGCAGCCGGCAAGGCGGCGGCGACGGGGCCGAGATCGCCCTCTGGTTCGGCCTGCTCTTCTCCCTGGTCAACGTCACGACGGCGATGTGCCAGATAGAGCGCGGAGCCAACCGGATCTACGGTGTGGAGCGGGACCGGGTCTTCCACCTCAAGTATCTGCGGGGCCTGGTCATGTCGTTGAGCGCCGGCCTGCCGCTCGGCATCGCCTCGATCATGATCGTGGCCGGCGGGGACTTCGTCACGGCCGCCACCACCGTCTACGGACTCGGCGACGGCGCACGGACCGCCCTGGACCTGATCCGCGTCCCGCTCGGCCTGCTGCTGGTCCTGATCTCCGCCAGCGCGATCTTCCGGCGCTCGCCGCGCCGCCGGCAGCCCGGGTACACCTGGCTAGCCTTCGGCGCCGCCGTCTACCTGGTGCTGTGGACCCTGCTGACCTGGCTGCTCGGCCTCTACCTCGAACTCAGCGGCTCCTTCGACACGGTCTACGGACCGCTGAGCCTCTTCATGGCCCTGCTCCTGTGGTCCTACCTGACCTCCCTGTCCCTCTTCCTCGGACTGTCCTTCGCCGCCCAGCTGGAAGCCGTACGCGCGCGCAAGCCCGGCCCGATCACCGCCGATCCAGGAACCTGACATGCCGACACGCACCCCCACCCCCACCCCCGACGCCCGGGAGCGGCGCACCCGCCGCGCCGACCGCCGGTTCGGCATCCGCCTGCCGGCAGCCGTGGCCGTCGCCACCGCTGCCGCGATCCCCTTCGCCCTGTTGCTCGTCCTCGTGGAGGCGAACTGGCCACCACTGCGGCGCGTCGACGCGGGGGCGGCCCGCCGCCTGCACGAGGTCGCCCTCGAACACCCGGCGTGGACCGGTACGTTGCGCGTCCTGTCCGACTGGGTGTGGGACCCGGCGACGCTGCGGATCGCCGTGGCGCTGCTCACGCTCTGGCTCCTGTACCGGCGGGCCTGGCGGCTCGCGGCCTGGGCGGCGGTGACGGCCACCGGGGGAGCCCTGACCGGTGTGCTCGTCAAGCTGGTCGTGGAGCGGGCGAGGCCGTCGCTGGAGGACCCGGTCGCCCAGGCGCCCGGCTACTCCTTCCCCTCCGGCCACGCGATGACGGCGACCACCTCGTTCGCCGTGCTGCTCCTGGTGCTGCTGCCGATGGTGCCGCGCTCCTGGCGTGCGCTCTGCTGGGGTGTGGCCGGGGCATCGGTCCTGGGCGTGGGCTTCACCCGGATCGCGCTGGGTGTGCACTGGTTCAGCGACGTCATCGGCGGCTGGCTGCTGGGCGCCGCCGTGGTGGTCCTGACCGGCTGGGCCTTCGAGGCATGGCGAGCGGATTCGGGCCGCCGCCGAACCGGCGTGGCCGAGGGCCTGGAGCCCGAACTCACCGACGAGGAACCGGAGCCGTCGGACCCGGCCGCCCGTCACGGGTGAGTCCACGGGACCGTACCGCTCAGCGGCCCGGCGCCCCCGCGCGCAGCCCGTCCATCACGAAGTCCAGCAGCCGGGCGGCCCTCGGCTGCCAGTCCTCCCGCGGATCCAGCTGCCAGAGACCGGCGATGGCCAGGAAGAAGTCGTCCGGCGTCACCCCCGGCCGGATGGTGCCGGCCTCCTCATTGGCGCGGAGCAGGGTCCCGGCGGCCTCCATCACCGGCGCGGGGCCGGGCTTGGCCGGGCCGCCCGGCGCGCTGGTGACCAGCCGGATCGCGTCCGCCAGCCCCGCCTTGGTCATGGCGAACCCGGCGAGCCGGTCCATCCACTCGCGCAGGGCCGCCTCGGGCGCGCGGGTGCACAACAGCTCGGCCGCCGCGTCGGCCACCTGCCGCATCTCGTAGCGGTAGATCTCCAGGACGAGCGCTTCGCGGTGCGGGAAGTTGCGGTAGAAGGTGCCCTGCCCGACCCCCGCCTTCCTGGCGATCGTGCTCAGCGGGACGTCCGGGCGCACCGTCAGTTCGGCCATGGCCACGTGCAGGATGCGCTCACGGTTGCGCACCGCGTCCGAACGCGCGGGCGTGTCCTTCTTCGGCTGGGACACACATCCTCCTCACGGGTTCGTGGCCGAATCCCGTCCTTGTTAAGCGGACAACTGTCCGTTACGTTGTTCAGTGAAGCGGACAGCAGTCCGGTTAGGTCTACCTTAGCGCGGCCCGGCACCCCCACGCACCGGTCGCGGACCCCGGACTCCTGCCTCAGCGCCTGTCTCCTGTCACCGGACACCGAAGAAGGCTGATGATGGCCCCAGCATCCTCGTCGACCACCAGCGCGATCACCCTGAACATCAACGGCGAGAAGCACCACCTGTCCGTCGACCACCGCACCACGCTCCTCGACGCCCTGCGCGAACGCCTCGACCTCACCGGCACCAAGAAGGGCTGCGACCAGGGACAGTGCGGGGCCTGCACCGTCCTGGTCGACCGGCGCCGCGTCGTCTCCTGCCTCAACCTCGCGGTGGCGGCCGAGGGGCGCGAGATCACCACCATCGAAGGCATCGCCGACGGTGACGACCTGCACCCCGTCCAGCGGGCCTTCCTCGACCTCGACGGCTACCAGTGCGGCTACTGCACACCCGGCCAGATCTGCTCGGCCATCGCCGTCATCGAGGAGCACGCGGCCGGCTGGCCGAGCGCCGCCACCGACGACGTACGCCCCGGACCGGTGCCACCACCCCTGACGCCCGAGGAGATCCGCGAACGGATGAGCGGCAACCTGTGCCGCTGCGGCGCGTACGTCTCGATCGTCCAGGCCGTCTCCCGTGGCGCCCGGGCCCATGAAGAGGCCCGTACGACAGCAGCCGAGGAGGCCGCCGCATGAAAGAGTTCGACTACCGGCGCGCCCATGACGTCACCGGCGCCGTCGCCCTGCTCGCGGCCGAGCCGGACGCACGGTTCCTCGGCGGCGGCACCAACCTCGTCGACCTGATGAAGACCGGCGTCGAACGGCCGGCCCTCCTCGTCGACGTACGCGAACTGCCCCTGGACCGGGTCGAGTCCACCACCGACGGCGGCCTGCGCATCGGGGCGACCGTCACCAACAGCGACCTCGCCGCCCACCCTGAAGTCCGTCGCCGCTACCCGGCGTTGACCCAGGCGGTCCTGGCCGGCGCCTCCGGACAGCTGCGCAACATGGCCACCGTCGGCGGCAATCTGCTCCAGCGCACCCGCTGCGGCTACTTCTCCGACGTCAGCGGACCGTGCAACAAACGCGTCCCCGGCAGCGGTTGCCCGGCCGTCGCCGGTGAGCACCACAACCACGCGGTCCTCGGCGCCACCGACCACTGTGTGGCCGTGCACCCCTCCGACATGGGCGTGGCGCTGACGGCCTTCGACGCCCAGGTCGGGTACGAGACCCTCGACGGGCCGGGCGAGGTCCCGCTCACCGACCTCTACCTCCCCGTGGGCGATACGCCGCACCGCGAAACCGCCCTGCCACCCGGCGCGTTGATCACCCACATCACGCTGCCCGCCGCGCCCGTCGCCGCCAACTCCCGCTACCGCAAGGTGCGCGAGCGCGCCTCGTACGCCTTCGCCATCGGCTCCGTCGCCGCCGCGCTGGACATCGAGGACGGGCGCGTGCGCGAAGCCCGGCTCGCCCTCGGAGCCGTCGCCTCCCGGCCCTGGCGCGCCCGCGCCGCCGAAGCCGTCCTGACCGGCGCACCGGCCACCGGCGCGACCTTCGCCGCCGCCGCGGACGCCGAACTCGCAGCGGCCAGGCCGCTGCCCGACAACGGATACAAGGTGACCCTCATGCGCAACCTCGTGGTCTCCGTCCTCACCGAACTGGCGGAAAGGGACGCCCGATGACCACCACCACACCGGGCCCCCGGGCGCTGCACGCGGCCGTCGGCACCGCCCGCACCCGGGTCGAGGGCCGCGAGAAGGTCACCGGCGCCGCGCGCTACGCGGGCGAGATCCCCTTCGCCGGCCTGGCCCACGGCTGGCTGGTGCTCTCCACCGTGACCCGAGGCCGCATCCGTACGGTCGACACCGCTCCGGTCCTCGCCATGCCGGGCGTCCTCACCGTGCTCCACCACGGCAACGCCCCACGCCTGCACACCGATTACGTCGGCATGCTGGGCACCCCGCCGGACCCTGCCGCCACCGTCTTCCAGCACGACGAGGTGCCGTTCGCCGGCTGGCCGGTCGCCCTGGTCGTCGCCGAGACCCCCGAGGAGGCCAGGGAAGCGGCCGAGGCGCTGGCGGTGACGTACGACGAGGAGCCGCACACCACCGTGCTGGCCGCGGACGACCCCGGCGCCTACCCGGCCGCCGGCCACATGCCCGCCGAGACGGAGAAGGGCGACCTGGCGGCCCAACTCGCCGCCGCCGCCATCGTGCTGGACGAGGAGTACACCACTCCCGAGGAGCAGCACAGCATGATGGAGCCGCATGCGGCGACCGCCCTGTGGGACGGCGGACGGCTGGAGGTCGTCGACTCCAACCAGGGTGCCGTCTGGGTCCAGTCCGAGCTGGCCACCTTGTTCTCCCTCGACGCGTCCTCGGTACGCGTGCGCTCCGAACACATCGGCGGCGGGTTCGGCAGCAAGGGCCTGCGCGCCCACCAGGTCGCCGCCGTCATGGCCGCCACCGCTCTCCAGCGGCCGGTACGGGTGGTCATGACGAGGCGTCAGACCTTTTCGCTGGCCGGCTACCGCAGCCCCACCGCCCAGCGGGTCAGGCTCGGTGCGGGCCCCGACGGCAGGCTCCGCGCCCTGGAGCACCGCTCGCTCAACCAGACCTCGACCGTGTACGAGTTCGTGGAGCCGAGCGCGGGCGTCGCCCGGGTCCTGTACGACGCCGACGCCCACCGCACGGCCAACCACGTCGTACGCCTCGACGTGCCGTCCCCCACCTGGATGCGAGCCCCGGGGGAGGCGCCCGGGTCCTTCGCGATCGAGGCCGCCCTCGACGAACTCGCCGAACGCGCCGGTCTCGACCCGGTCGAACTCCGCCTGCGCAACGAGCCCGAGGCGGGCCCCGTCTCCGGCCTCCCCTTCAGCAGCAACAACCTGGCCGTCTGCCTCCGCGAGGGCGCCCGCAGGTTCGGCTGGGCGGACCGCGACCCGCGCCCCGGCATCCGCCGCGACGGCCGCTGGCTGCTCGGCACCGGCATGGCGTCGGCCTCGTTCGGCGCCGGGGCCATGCCCTCCACGGCCCTGGTCACGGCGGAGGCGGACGGCTCGTACACCGTACGGATCGCCGCCGCCGACATCGGCACCGGCGCCCGCACCGCGCTCACCCTCATCGCCGCCGATGCCCTGGAGACCACGCCGGAACGGGTCCGTGTCCGCATCGGCGACAGCGACTTCGGCCCCGCGATGATCGCCGGCGGCTCCATGGGCACCCGCTCCTGGGCCTGGGCGGTCACGGCGGCAGCCGCCGAACTCCGGGAGCGGCTCGCGGCTGCCCCGGACATCCCGCCGGAGGGAATCACCGTGCGCTCCGACACCACCGAGGCCCTCGGCGCCCTCGCACAGAAGGAACGCCACTCGTTCGGCGCCCAGTTCGCGGAGGTCGCCGTGGACACCGCCACCGGTGAGGTCCGGGTCCGCCGCATGCTGGGCATCTTCGCCGCGGGCCGGATCGTCAACCCGCTCACCGCCCGCAACCAGCTCGTCGGCGGGATGACCTGGGGCATCTCCATGGCCCTGCACGAGGAGGCGGTCCGCGACCGGAACACCGGCCGCCACTACAGCCCCGACCTGGCCGGCTACCACGTGGCCACGCACGCCGACGTCCCGGACATCGAGGCGGACTGGGTGGACGACCACGACCCGGACGACCCGGTCGGCATCAAGGGCGTCGGGGAGATCGGCATCGTGGGAGCGGCGGCGGCCGTCGCCAACGCGGTCTGGCACGCCACCGGCGTACGCCATCGGCACCTGCCGATCCGCCCCGACCGCATCCTCACGGCATCCGCATCGCCGTCCGGGGCCGGGGGAGCGGCGGATGCTTGACATCGCCGACGCGCTGCACCGCTGGACGGCCGAGGGCCGGGAGTTCGCGGTCGCCACCGTTGTCTCCGTCGACGGCAGCGCCCCGCGCGGGCCCGGTGCCGCCCTGGCCGTCGACAGCGAGGGCACGGCGATCGGCTCGGTCTCCGGCGGCTGCGTGGAGGGCGCGGTCTACGAACTGTGCGCCCAGGCCCTGGAGGACGGGAGGCCTGTCCGCGAGCGCTTCGGCTACAGCGACGAGGACGCCTTCGCGGTCGGCCTGACCTGCGGTGGGGTCCTGGACATCCTGGTCACACCGGTCCGTGTGGATACGCCGGAGCGGGCCGTCCTGGCGGCCGCACTGGCCGCCGCCACCTCCGGAGAGGCGGCGGCGCTCGCCCGGGTCGTACGCGGCCCGGCGGAGCTGCTGGGGCGGGCTCTGCTGGTCCGCCCCGACGGCAGCGGCGAGGGCGGGCTCGGCGGCCACGCGGAGCTGGACCGTACGGCGACGGCCGAGGTGCGGGCCTTCCTGGACACCGGCCGGACGGGCACCGTCACCCTCTCCGAGGACGGCTCGCACTGCCCCGGCGGGCTCACCCTGCTCGTCGAGTCCAGCGTGGAGCCGCCCCGCATGATCGTGTTCGGTGCCGTCGACTTCGCCGCGGCCCTGGTACGGGCCGGCAAGTTCCTGGGCCACCACGTCACGGTGTGCGACGCCCGGCCCGTCTTCGCCACCCGAGCCCGCTTCCCCGAGGCGGACGAGGTCGTCGTCGACTGGCCGCACCGCTATCTGCGGAGCACCCGGACCGACGGGCGCACGGTGGTGTGCGTCCTCACCCACGAGGCCCGCTTCGACGTGCCGCTGCTCACGGAGGCGCTGCGGAGGCCGGCCGCGTTCGTCGGCGCGATGGGTTCACGCCGGACCCACGAGGACCGGCTGCGGCGGCTGCGCGATGCGGGACTCGACGAACACGAGCTGGCGCGGCTGCGGTCGCCCATCGGCCTGGACCTCGGAGCCCGTACGCCCGAGGAGACGGCTCTGTCCATCGCGGCGGAGATCGTCGCGGCGAGGCGTGGCGGGACGGGTCTGCCGCTGACCGGCGGGGCGCAGCCCATCCACCGGGACCTGGCGCGGTCGGCGGCCTGAGGGCCGCTCCTGGCCGGTCTCAGCGGGAGCGGCGAATACGGATCGGCCCCCGCACCTCGTCCGGATCGACGGGCCGGCCGCCCTGGGTGATCTCCACCTCTCCGGCCGCCACCAGCCGCCGCGCCGCCCGACGTGCCGGATCCATCAGCGCGCGCCAGCCGTCGTCGTCCCCGTCGTGGACGGCTCGTGCGGCGTTGGAAGGGCAGATGGTCGCGGCGGGCGCGCGCCCGTCCAGCAGCTCCAGGATGGCCGCTTCGAGCTGCTGGTCCTGCTGCTGCTCGGTTCCGCTCATGCCGCCAGTGTCGCATCCGTGTCGGAATATTCCGCTTCGTGGGGCTCGGGAGCCGCCTCGCATGGTGGTGCCAGGCCCACCTGTGACTCGGAGGCAAGCCCCAGTGATCTTCGCGCCGGATCCCGGCATCGTTGTGGTGTCGATCCGCAAGCCGAAGGAGTGCACCGATGCACCGGAAGAAGATCTCTACGAAGCTGCGCAGGGGCCTGCTGGCCGCGACGGTGACAGGGCTCGCGGGGGCCCTCGTGACCAACGTGGCGCTGGCCCAGTCGCCGGTGGAGACCACGGCCGCCTCCGCGCCCCAGAGCAAGCCGACGTCTCTCCAGAGGAGCCTGGACGCCCTGGTCGGCCAGGAGAAGTTTCCGGCCGCGCTCGCCCATGTGAACAAGAACGGCCGGTCGGCCTCCCTGGTCGCCGGCTCGTCCCGGCTGGGCAGGCAGGTCCCGGTGCCCCGCGACGGGCAGGTCCGGGCCGGGAGCAACACGAAGACCTTCACCGCCATCGTCGTCCTGCAACTGGTGGCCGAGGGCAAGGTCCGGCTGGACGAGCCGGTGGAGACCTATCTGCCCGGCCTCGTGCGCGGCGACGGCATAGACGGCCGCCGGATCACCGTCCGCCAGCTGCTCCAGCACACCAGCGGCCTGCCCAACTACACCGAGCACATCGGCCTGGAGGACTTCGCGAAGATCCAGCACAAGT
This DNA window, taken from Streptomyces griseus subsp. griseus, encodes the following:
- a CDS encoding FAD binding domain-containing protein → MKEFDYRRAHDVTGAVALLAAEPDARFLGGGTNLVDLMKTGVERPALLVDVRELPLDRVESTTDGGLRIGATVTNSDLAAHPEVRRRYPALTQAVLAGASGQLRNMATVGGNLLQRTRCGYFSDVSGPCNKRVPGSGCPAVAGEHHNHAVLGATDHCVAVHPSDMGVALTAFDAQVGYETLDGPGEVPLTDLYLPVGDTPHRETALPPGALITHITLPAAPVAANSRYRKVRERASYAFAIGSVAAALDIEDGRVREARLALGAVASRPWRARAAEAVLTGAPATGATFAAAADAELAAARPLPDNGYKVTLMRNLVVSVLTELAERDAR
- a CDS encoding xanthine dehydrogenase family protein molybdopterin-binding subunit, which gives rise to MTTTTPGPRALHAAVGTARTRVEGREKVTGAARYAGEIPFAGLAHGWLVLSTVTRGRIRTVDTAPVLAMPGVLTVLHHGNAPRLHTDYVGMLGTPPDPAATVFQHDEVPFAGWPVALVVAETPEEAREAAEALAVTYDEEPHTTVLAADDPGAYPAAGHMPAETEKGDLAAQLAAAAIVLDEEYTTPEEQHSMMEPHAATALWDGGRLEVVDSNQGAVWVQSELATLFSLDASSVRVRSEHIGGGFGSKGLRAHQVAAVMAATALQRPVRVVMTRRQTFSLAGYRSPTAQRVRLGAGPDGRLRALEHRSLNQTSTVYEFVEPSAGVARVLYDADAHRTANHVVRLDVPSPTWMRAPGEAPGSFAIEAALDELAERAGLDPVELRLRNEPEAGPVSGLPFSSNNLAVCLREGARRFGWADRDPRPGIRRDGRWLLGTGMASASFGAGAMPSTALVTAEADGSYTVRIAAADIGTGARTALTLIAADALETTPERVRVRIGDSDFGPAMIAGGSMGTRSWAWAVTAAAAELRERLAAAPDIPPEGITVRSDTTEALGALAQKERHSFGAQFAEVAVDTATGEVRVRRMLGIFAAGRIVNPLTARNQLVGGMTWGISMALHEEAVRDRNTGRHYSPDLAGYHVATHADVPDIEADWVDDHDPDDPVGIKGVGEIGIVGAAAAVANAVWHATGVRHRHLPIRPDRILTASASPSGAGGAADA
- a CDS encoding XdhC family protein, with amino-acid sequence MLDIADALHRWTAEGREFAVATVVSVDGSAPRGPGAALAVDSEGTAIGSVSGGCVEGAVYELCAQALEDGRPVRERFGYSDEDAFAVGLTCGGVLDILVTPVRVDTPERAVLAAALAAATSGEAAALARVVRGPAELLGRALLVRPDGSGEGGLGGHAELDRTATAEVRAFLDTGRTGTVTLSEDGSHCPGGLTLLVESSVEPPRMIVFGAVDFAAALVRAGKFLGHHVTVCDARPVFATRARFPEADEVVVDWPHRYLRSTRTDGRTVVCVLTHEARFDVPLLTEALRRPAAFVGAMGSRRTHEDRLRRLRDAGLDEHELARLRSPIGLDLGARTPEETALSIAAEIVAARRGGTGLPLTGGAQPIHRDLARSAA
- a CDS encoding DUF3253 domain-containing protein, producing MSGTEQQQDQQLEAAILELLDGRAPAATICPSNAARAVHDGDDDGWRALMDPARRAARRLVAAGEVEITQGGRPVDPDEVRGPIRIRRSR